GCACTGCGATTGTTTCGCCACAATTGTGCGAACTACGCAATATGATTACTGTAGGTTATCTCATTGTAAAAAGTGCTCAGTTCCGGCACGAAAGCAGAGGGCTCCATTATAATACCGACTACCCTGAAAAATGTAACCTGGCTCAAAATATTGTGCTCTGATGACTTGTGATTGTTAACTGCGTAAAACATCAGATTTTGTATTATTTCTTACTGGCAATTTTTTATAGCTTATCTGTTTTGCCCATGTTTATTCTGTATGCATTGGGCGATGCTATCCGTTGGTTGGTGTTTGATGTTATTGGTTACCGCAAGGATGTGGTGTTGCGAAATCTGGCTAATGCATTTCCTGAAAAATCGGACGCTGAAAGAAAAACCATTGCCAAACAATTCTTTACTGGTTTTATTGATACCTGGATGGAAACCATCAAGTTTTTATCCATTAGCCAAAAGGGCTTTGAACGAATGATACAGTACGATTACAGCGTGTTGCACAAGCATGCAGCGGCGGGCAATAGTGTGCAATTAATGGCAGGTCATTTTATGAATTGGGAGCTCACCAACCTTACGTTACCGGTGCACCAGCCATTAGTTTGGGTGGGTATTTACATGCGGTTGAGCAGCAAAGCCATGGAGCGGTTGTTTAGAAAAATAAAGGGAAGATTTGGCGCCGTGTTAGTGCCTGCCGATGAAGTAAAAACTGACATCGAAAAATATTTAACCAAGCCCTACCTGCTGGGGCTCGGGGCCGATCAGAGCCCCTCCAAGCCGGCGCAATCTTTCTGGATGTATTTTTTGCAGCAGCCCACTGCTTTTGCACCCGGCCCTGGTAGAAACGCCTGCAAGCGACAGTTACCGGTTGTTTTTTTATGGATAGAAAGAAAACAGCGTGGCCGTTATGTTTTTCATGTGGAAGAAATGTTTGAGTCTGCTGCCGGGCTTACACCAGAAACACTAACGGTGGCGTATGTAAAACGCTTGGAGCAGGTAATCTGCATGCAGCCTGCTAATTATTTGTGGTCGCACAAGCGATGGAAGCATGCATGGAAACCTGAGTATGCACCTTTATGGATAGACAAAGAGCCATATCCGCCGGCAGATGCCTGTTAAAATTTGGGCTGAATAAGCTTTCTTCCGAAAGCCATTGCTGACAATGCCGTTTGATGTGCTCATCTTTGCGGGCTTTCATCCACTTATTTCAACATGGATCGTTTGGTATATGGTTTAATGTATGCTGTATCGTTGCTGCCATTGCGGGTGCTGTATGGTATTAGCAGCTTGGCGGCATTTGTATTGCACCGTATTGTCAGGTATCGAAAAGATACGGTGATGGAAAACGTAGCACAGGCATTTCCGCATCAATCATTGGCCTACAGAAAAAAAGTGGCAGCTGGTTTTTACCGACACTTTACCGACAACTGGGTTGAAACAATCAAGCTGCTCAGTATGCCGGAAGCAGCTTTAAAAAAACGCATCACCGGAAATTTTGAAGTGTTTGATGAGTTGCATAAAAATGGCAAAACGGCCAGCATTCTTGCAGCGCATTTTTTTAATTGGGAATGGTTGAGTGCTGCACTTAGTCTCAGGCAGTCACTACCTTGTATTGGTGTTTACATGCCCATATCCAGCCAGCCTGTAGACTCTTTGTTTAAGCGTATTCGCGGCAGGTTTGGAGCTCACCTTATGCCTGCACCTGCACTTGCCAAAGCCATCATTGGCTGGCGCAACAAGCAGTACCTCATTGGCCTTGTGGCGGATCAGAGTCCTTCCAATCCGGCCAATGCTTATTGGCTCAATTTTTTGGGGCGGCCTACCGCTTTTGTAACCGGGCCCGAACGCAACGCACAGGTGTTTAATCAGGTGCCAGTGTACACAAGGGTTACATGCCCTAAGCGGGGCTATTATCATTTTGAGTTTACAGTGCTATCGCTTACAAACGAAGAAATGCAAACGAAAGGTGAGCTTACCAAAAGATTGGTTAGGCATATTGAAGCAGATATTCAAACGCATCCGGAAACCTATCTGTGGAGCCATCGTCGCTGGAAGCATGCATGGGATGCATCATACCAACGACTTTGGATTGATGATGCGGCACCGGCAGCTGTTTCAACTCAGGATTGATGATTGGCAGAAAGTGACTGCGCCAACTCTTGCAACGACATTTTTTCTAACACGGTACGAATTGCCTGTTGGTGTTGCATTTCCCATTTTATCAGCCGTATTTCTCCTTCGTGTATTTCTATTCCGGTTATGTTGCCATCGCTAAAACAGCAGCAACCAGTATTGAAATAACCGGGTATCAGGTTGGCAAAATCTAATTGTACATAATCGTACTCCTGCCTGCGGCGTGGAATTTCTTTGTCGAGTTGGCGCAGCTTTTCATTGTCGCCATTGGCAGCGGCCAGTTGGCGCTGTAGCAGCAAGCGTTCCAAATGCGTAAGGGAGGCAAATACCGGCTGATGGGTGTGGCCCGTAATCAGCGCCAGCCCCGGCTGTCGGCTGCTCCATTGGTACATCATATTGTTGTGCAGACTTTTCAGCATTTTGCTGGCAGCAGGTGTGTTGGTATTGATGCGGAGAAAGGCTTGCAGTGGCCCCCATATATAGGTTACAAAAGCGGCACTCAACCAGTTGCCATCGCTGCTGGCATCGCCCTGGTGGCCATGGGTACACAGTATGTGCATGGCAGGTGCTCCGGGCTGTTGGTATTGCAGGAGCAGTCCTGGTAGTATGGGTACTGCTTTGCCATACATCTGTTTGAGGTATTGCGCCGCCAGTGGATCGAAATGCCAGAACACATCATGATTGCCATACACTTTTACAAAAGCCTGCCGGTTGATAAATGGCTTTTCTGCGGCAAACGTTTCCTTGTTGTATTTGAGAATGGAGAAAATATTGTTTTCCCAAAGCTCTTCACTATCGCCCAAATTCACGTACGTATATTGCTGCTGCTCATAAAAGTGAAGCGCAGCCAGATAGGCCGGTTCGTTGCTGGCAAAATCGTCAGCACCATTGCGTTTGCCTTTGTGATGGTCTGAAAATAAAATGATGCGACTGACATCGTTAATCTGCAGTATTTTTTTGGTATCAGCAAGCTGTGCTTGTTGTAATGCTGACAACGAGCTAAATACCGCTTCTTGCTTGGGCGACGACGAAAAACGATTGGCCAGCCAGGTCACCGGCTTGGTCAGCAATTGCTGTAAAAATGATCGAAGTCCGCGGAATAGCGAGATTGTCATGATGCCGTTTCGTTGTGTGGGTATAGAAAATTACAAATCATTTGCATTGCTTGCGCATAAAAAAAGGAATACCATCTGGCATTCCTTTTTTAGTATTGGTAAAATATGGTCAGTCTGCTTTCAAACGGACAATGATTTGTGCGCCACGTTTCAATTGCAATTCACCCGCAGTAAATTCAAACGCATCAGATTGCTCCAGCAATTTGAACAGCCGCTGCTCTTCTACCAATTTATTGGGGCAAGCCATCATAGTGCTACCCAATTTTGAAAAACGAACGGTACCGGCATTGGCTGTAGTAAACTGAATCGTCGCGTCGCCAAAAAAATTATTACAGCCACCATTGCCGCTGATGCGGCCTGCTACTTTGTCAAATTTTACAAAGGCACCACTGCCCAGCAACATACTGATACCTTTGTTGTCCTCAATTTCTTTTACAGTATAGCGGCTGTCGGTCAGCATCGCTTCATAGTTGATGTTGGCGGGTGTTGTAGGAATGGCTTCCATTGCAGGCTTTGTTAGTATGACAAATACCTGCCCTGCTTTATCCATCATATACAGATTGCTTCCCTTTACTTCCCATTGTGTGGCCTTTGTGAAAGCTTGCATCAATGCGGTTTCGTGATCCATATTGTTGCAGGCCATTTTGGTACTCATCAGTGGTCCGGTTTTTACTGTACCGTCTTTGGCTATCTGTATTTTACCCCATATACTGTTACATACCTTTGCTTGAATTGTACTGTCGCCAATTTTTACAGTAAAGTCTAACTCCTGCACAGATAGCAATACATTATTCACCAGCAGTTCTTTTATTATCCATTCGCCTTTCATGCCTTGTACGTTGGGTGCCACCGGTGTTTTACTCAGCACCTTTACCAGTTTGCGTTCTATGCTGCTGCCATCGGCCGGTGGATTAGCTATTTTCTTTTCAGTGATTTGCAAAGTGTAGTTGTACCCGGCTTCATGTGTAAAGCCTTTGATGCCGCCGTACATCCGTTGCCATTTACCCTTGTTGCTGTATCGGTACTGCAGGCACTGCATGGGTGCTACGCCAGTACAGCTGACTGTGTTGGGATGTATGTAAATTGTTTTTACCTGTGCCACTACAGGCAGTGAAAAAACAATTGCCAACGTAGCGAATAACCATTTTAAAGTCATATCCAGTGTTTTTTGCGTGATACAAATTGTTTGATTCTTTTAGAAGAACACAAGCATTAGATGTAATAAGACAGGCATTTGTACACTACAAAATGTTAATGCCTGCCTTGTGAAAACCTGTTAAAAAAAACTGTAGCTGTAACCTGTCAATGTTTTGGCGGCTTTTGCAATACGCAGCCTACACTTTGATGTAAATCTTTTTCTGTCGAGCAGATAAGCAATGAACCAATACATGCTTACAATGAGCACGGCATATAAGAGGGAGCCATTTCTCGGGTCGGCGCTGATGGGATCACATACGTTTTTGTAAAACCAGTTGAAGGCAGAGGTGTACACCACTTTGCCATCGTCAGCCACATGGTCTGTCCAGCGAAACATGGCTACTACCCGTGGCAAAAATCCACTGAGCACGAAAATGAACAATGGATTTTTGCCAAACACATCAAAGAACTTACTCCATGCACCGCTGGCCTGCCTGAATTCGATCAGGTAAATGAACACGCCAATGGTCATAGTGGCGAGGCCGGTGGTGTACAGCACATAGCTGGAGGTCCATATTTTTTTATTGATGGGAAAAAGTTCGCCCCACATCAGTCCACCCAATGCCATTACAATACCGGCCAGCAGCAGGTTGCTCAGCATTTCATAGTTCTTTCCTTTTTGCTGAATGTATTGGCCAACAAAATAGCCAAACACAACCTGCACCACGGCAGGTAAAGTGCTGCCCAATCCTTCGGGGTCGAAGGGTACGCCTTCGCCTTTGTACACATGGGCTACACCCATCAAATCTATATCGAGTTGAGTGCCAAAAAAGCCTTGCAAGCTGTATGGATCGCCACTGGCACCAAATGCTACGGTGATAATCCAATACAAAAGCAGCAGGGTACAACTCAGAAAAAAAGTGAGTTTGGTT
The Phnomibacter ginsenosidimutans genome window above contains:
- a CDS encoding lysophospholipid acyltransferase family protein, which encodes MIVNCVKHQILYYFLLAIFYSLSVLPMFILYALGDAIRWLVFDVIGYRKDVVLRNLANAFPEKSDAERKTIAKQFFTGFIDTWMETIKFLSISQKGFERMIQYDYSVLHKHAAAGNSVQLMAGHFMNWELTNLTLPVHQPLVWVGIYMRLSSKAMERLFRKIKGRFGAVLVPADEVKTDIEKYLTKPYLLGLGADQSPSKPAQSFWMYFLQQPTAFAPGPGRNACKRQLPVVFLWIERKQRGRYVFHVEEMFESAAGLTPETLTVAYVKRLEQVICMQPANYLWSHKRWKHAWKPEYAPLWIDKEPYPPADAC
- a CDS encoding metallophosphoesterase → MTISLFRGLRSFLQQLLTKPVTWLANRFSSSPKQEAVFSSLSALQQAQLADTKKILQINDVSRIILFSDHHKGKRNGADDFASNEPAYLAALHFYEQQQYTYVNLGDSEELWENNIFSILKYNKETFAAEKPFINRQAFVKVYGNHDVFWHFDPLAAQYLKQMYGKAVPILPGLLLQYQQPGAPAMHILCTHGHQGDASSDGNWLSAAFVTYIWGPLQAFLRINTNTPAASKMLKSLHNNMMYQWSSRQPGLALITGHTHQPVFASLTHLERLLLQRQLAAANGDNEKLRQLDKEIPRRRQEYDYVQLDFANLIPGYFNTGCCCFSDGNITGIEIHEGEIRLIKWEMQHQQAIRTVLEKMSLQELAQSLSANHQS
- a CDS encoding META domain-containing protein, which translates into the protein MTLKWLFATLAIVFSLPVVAQVKTIYIHPNTVSCTGVAPMQCLQYRYSNKGKWQRMYGGIKGFTHEAGYNYTLQITEKKIANPPADGSSIERKLVKVLSKTPVAPNVQGMKGEWIIKELLVNNVLLSVQELDFTVKIGDSTIQAKVCNSIWGKIQIAKDGTVKTGPLMSTKMACNNMDHETALMQAFTKATQWEVKGSNLYMMDKAGQVFVILTKPAMEAIPTTPANINYEAMLTDSRYTVKEIEDNKGISMLLGSGAFVKFDKVAGRISGNGGCNNFFGDATIQFTTANAGTVRFSKLGSTMMACPNKLVEEQRLFKLLEQSDAFEFTAGELQLKRGAQIIVRLKAD
- a CDS encoding acyltransferase family protein; the protein is MPRLQQAGPSEFWKKVLKRFVLIFIIGLFLNWSPFIKWSDDHLVFKHWVDPSNPESGIRILGVLQRIALAYLFASILVFFTKTKLTFFLSCTLLLLYWIITVAFGASGDPYSLQGFFGTQLDIDLMGVAHVYKGEGVPFDPEGLGSTLPAVVQVVFGYFVGQYIQQKGKNYEMLSNLLLAGIVMALGGLMWGELFPINKKIWTSSYVLYTTGLATMTIGVFIYLIEFRQASGAWSKFFDVFGKNPLFIFVLSGFLPRVVAMFRWTDHVADDGKVVYTSAFNWFYKNVCDPISADPRNGSLLYAVLIVSMYWFIAYLLDRKRFTSKCRLRIAKAAKTLTGYSYSFF
- a CDS encoding lysophospholipid acyltransferase family protein; translated protein: MDRLVYGLMYAVSLLPLRVLYGISSLAAFVLHRIVRYRKDTVMENVAQAFPHQSLAYRKKVAAGFYRHFTDNWVETIKLLSMPEAALKKRITGNFEVFDELHKNGKTASILAAHFFNWEWLSAALSLRQSLPCIGVYMPISSQPVDSLFKRIRGRFGAHLMPAPALAKAIIGWRNKQYLIGLVADQSPSNPANAYWLNFLGRPTAFVTGPERNAQVFNQVPVYTRVTCPKRGYYHFEFTVLSLTNEEMQTKGELTKRLVRHIEADIQTHPETYLWSHRRWKHAWDASYQRLWIDDAAPAAVSTQD